The following coding sequences lie in one Psychrilyobacter atlanticus DSM 19335 genomic window:
- a CDS encoding type II secretion system protein, producing MKKNKSNGFTLIELLVVIAIIGILATTLAPKLRRELAKAKDAKAVAVLGAVRTSIPIIILDKTVSDSTSPTFITLEEIRRKVDKKTNDLIAVTNSSREAREKQIEVGGSIYYTTGSELVYGGHTSLALENNLDNNNDMYTLFDGGAPIDFIAGGESLKLNWVVRPVGYSDRKGALSTNELKWSSY from the coding sequence ATGAAAAAAAATAAAAGTAATGGGTTTACACTTATTGAACTGCTGGTTGTAATAGCTATAATAGGGATATTAGCAACAACATTAGCCCCAAAATTGAGAAGAGAGTTAGCAAAAGCAAAAGATGCTAAAGCTGTTGCAGTATTAGGTGCTGTTAGAACATCTATACCAATTATTATTCTAGATAAAACTGTAAGTGATTCGACCTCACCTACCTTTATAACATTAGAAGAGATAAGAAGGAAGGTTGATAAAAAAACAAATGATTTAATAGCTGTAACTAACAGTTCCCGTGAAGCCAGAGAAAAGCAGATAGAAGTAGGGGGATCAATATATTATACAACAGGTTCCGAATTGGTTTATGGGGGACATACATCGTTAGCATTAGAAAATAATTTAGATAATAACAATGATATGTATACCCTTTTTGATGGAGGAGCACCTATTGATTTCATTGCAGGAGGAGAATCTCTCAAACTAAATTGGGTAGTAAGGCCTGTAGGATATAGCGATAGAAAAGGTGCTCTTAGTACCAATGAATTAAAATGGAGCAGTTATTAA
- a CDS encoding ABC transporter ATP-binding protein, translating to MMAIKIEKLKISYGEREVLKGVNLHIKKGKLTGILGPNGCGKSTLLKTVLGVLKNRDGRIQIGERELREYGPKELAQKLSFVPQKSSLSSPMNVEEFVLMGRLPHLKSSWHGYSRKDREITRNIINDLGLDDFKDRTAFNLSGGEFQRILLARALAQDPEILLLDEPTSALDLNHAVELMGKVKTMVKKKDITAVAVIHDLNLASMFCDELIIMKGGAAKYRGIPKEVLTENILMEIYNLKCSVISDNQNNPYVIPII from the coding sequence ATGATGGCGATAAAGATAGAAAAATTAAAGATCTCATACGGGGAAAGAGAGGTCCTAAAAGGGGTAAATTTACACATAAAAAAAGGCAAATTAACAGGTATTCTGGGACCCAATGGATGCGGAAAATCAACTCTCTTGAAGACTGTCTTAGGTGTACTAAAAAATAGGGACGGAAGGATACAGATAGGAGAAAGGGAACTGAGGGAATATGGTCCGAAAGAATTAGCTCAAAAATTATCATTTGTACCTCAAAAATCAAGTTTATCATCTCCTATGAATGTAGAAGAATTTGTCCTCATGGGAAGATTACCCCATTTAAAAAGTTCGTGGCATGGATATAGCAGAAAGGACAGAGAGATCACAAGAAACATTATAAATGATTTGGGGTTAGATGATTTTAAGGATAGAACAGCTTTTAATCTATCGGGAGGAGAGTTCCAGAGGATACTTTTGGCCAGAGCTCTAGCTCAGGATCCAGAGATACTACTTTTGGATGAGCCTACTTCGGCACTAGATTTAAATCATGCAGTAGAATTAATGGGAAAGGTAAAAACTATGGTAAAAAAGAAGGATATAACGGCTGTTGCAGTGATACATGATTTAAATTTAGCATCGATGTTTTGTGATGAACTGATTATTATGAAGGGTGGAGCGGCTAAGTATCGGGGGATCCCTAAAGAAGTTTTAACAGAAAATATATTGATGGAGATCTATAATTTAAAATGTAGTGTCATTAGCGATAATCAAAATAATCCATATGTTATTCCAATAATTTAA
- a CDS encoding FecCD family ABC transporter permease: protein MKKILPFMLVLGILVVGILSIKIGSVPTPISYIIFPETAPDYIKTIIYDIRLPRIFMAVLIGMMLSSSGVVVQTVFQNPLADPYIIGIAASATFGAVIAYIFDMPDIMYGVTAFFACIISTILIFKLSNKGGKVDVTTLLIIGIAISSFIGAMTSFAMYLIGEDSFKITMWLMGYLGNATWQKVFILIVPLIFSMLVFCLNRNQLDALLSGDEEAHSLGINVEKLKIKVLVVASLVVAFSVAFSGMIGFVGLIIPHTIRMITGPSNAKLLPNAALAGGFFLLVCDTIGRVVLAPVEIPIGVVTAFFGAPFFLYLAFKNKGRLG from the coding sequence ATGAAAAAAATATTGCCGTTTATGCTGGTTCTGGGAATTTTAGTGGTTGGAATACTCTCTATTAAGATAGGGAGTGTTCCAACACCTATTAGCTATATAATTTTTCCAGAGACAGCTCCGGACTATATAAAAACAATTATTTATGATATAAGGTTACCGAGAATTTTCATGGCTGTACTCATTGGAATGATGTTATCTTCTAGTGGTGTAGTTGTACAGACTGTGTTTCAAAATCCCTTGGCAGATCCATATATAATAGGGATAGCAGCTAGTGCTACCTTTGGAGCAGTGATAGCATACATATTTGATATGCCGGATATAATGTATGGAGTTACAGCTTTTTTTGCCTGTATAATCAGCACTATTTTGATATTTAAACTATCCAATAAGGGAGGCAAAGTAGATGTGACTACCCTGCTTATAATAGGAATAGCAATCTCATCTTTTATAGGAGCTATGACATCTTTTGCAATGTATCTCATAGGAGAAGATTCATTTAAAATCACAATGTGGCTTATGGGGTATCTAGGGAATGCAACCTGGCAAAAAGTATTTATATTGATAGTACCTCTCATCTTCTCCATGTTGGTATTTTGTTTAAATAGAAATCAATTGGATGCTTTGCTGTCTGGAGACGAGGAAGCACATTCTTTGGGAATAAATGTAGAAAAATTAAAGATAAAGGTTTTGGTAGTAGCTTCATTGGTGGTAGCTTTCTCTGTAGCATTCTCAGGAATGATAGGATTTGTAGGGCTGATAATCCCCCATACAATAAGGATGATTACAGGACCTAGTAATGCAAAACTCCTTCCAAACGCTGCTCTTGCAGGAGGATTTTTTTTACTGGTCTGCGACACTATCGGGAGGGTAGTGCTAGCACCTGTAGAAATTCCAATAGGTGTAGTAACTGCATTTTTTGGAGCACCGTTCTTCCTGTACCTGGCTTTTAAAAATAAAGGGAGGCTGGGATGA
- a CDS encoding DUF819 domain-containing protein, translating to MITSGYSFIAFIVCFAAGVFFIEEKLKSKTKFFEVIPPLVIIYFGVMLMSTFGFWSLSIDGVKTGAGIARNGMKSAILPSMIFLMLLKCDLRHILKLGPKMLLAFFSATFSIMTGFVVTFMIFKDKLAENSWQAFGALSGSWIGGTQNMVAVQQALNLDDVGMGYTLLIDSIDYSIWIMLLLFFVGSSKLIMAFNKFNKADTSIVEELSEHLAALDEEIVKEVTFLDLFGTLAFALGAGAFCVWVAQYLPQTTFLNNTTWSILLVTIMGIVGGMSPMSKVPGSKQLSNIFLYTLIGLIASSANFAELTEAPVYIIAGACILGIHGLMMAIFAKIFKFDLFTCCVASVANIGGVASAPVIAGAYNDSLVPVGVLMGMLGAIIGTGMGLIMAKILFSLL from the coding sequence ATGATTACATCCGGTTATAGTTTTATAGCATTTATAGTTTGTTTTGCAGCAGGTGTATTTTTTATTGAAGAAAAGTTAAAATCTAAAACGAAATTTTTTGAGGTTATTCCGCCACTGGTAATTATCTACTTTGGGGTAATGCTAATGTCTACTTTTGGTTTTTGGTCACTATCTATTGATGGGGTAAAAACAGGAGCAGGTATAGCAAGGAACGGAATGAAGAGTGCTATTTTACCATCTATGATATTTTTGATGTTATTAAAGTGTGACCTACGGCATATCCTAAAATTAGGACCAAAGATGTTATTGGCATTTTTCTCGGCTACATTCAGTATAATGACTGGGTTTGTAGTAACATTTATGATCTTCAAGGATAAGCTGGCTGAAAATTCTTGGCAGGCTTTTGGAGCACTATCCGGTTCTTGGATTGGTGGAACTCAAAACATGGTAGCAGTACAGCAGGCATTAAATTTAGATGATGTAGGGATGGGATATACCTTATTGATAGATTCTATAGATTATTCAATTTGGATCATGCTCTTACTATTCTTTGTTGGTTCAAGTAAATTAATAATGGCTTTTAATAAATTTAATAAAGCCGATACCAGTATAGTAGAGGAACTTTCGGAGCATTTGGCTGCATTGGATGAAGAGATAGTAAAAGAAGTTACATTTTTAGACCTATTCGGTACATTGGCATTTGCTTTAGGAGCAGGAGCTTTTTGCGTATGGGTAGCTCAATATCTTCCACAGACTACTTTTTTAAACAATACAACTTGGTCTATTTTATTGGTTACAATTATGGGTATTGTAGGTGGAATGTCTCCAATGAGTAAAGTTCCGGGGTCCAAACAATTATCCAATATATTTTTATATACGTTGATTGGATTGATAGCTTCTTCTGCAAACTTTGCAGAATTAACAGAGGCACCAGTTTACATCATTGCAGGAGCATGTATCTTAGGAATTCATGGTCTTATGATGGCAATCTTTGCTAAGATATTTAAATTTGACCTCTTTACTTGTTGTGTTGCATCGGTGGCAAATATCGGAGGAGTTGCATCTGCACCTGTAATTGCAGGAGCATATAATGATTCTTTAGTTCCAGTAGGAGTACTTATGGGAATGTTAGGAGCAATCATAGGAACAGGGATGGGGCTTATCATGGCTAAGATCTTATTTTCATTACTGTAA
- a CDS encoding ABC transporter substrate-binding protein codes for MKKIFVLISILMMSVQAFSLKIEGKKVVDNQGNKVALKEYSKIILIDPAVVEIVYMIGGEENIVAIANTMNQDIWPMEKTKRIPSVGTLYKPSIEKIISYKPDLVIINPMISDFGKSLKERGIPYLINNGDSFEEILDNVKIYGKLTGKAERSNTVAVEYREKLNAVEKKLEKNPLGYKGAFLFSTSPMMAFNSKSLPGQVFEILGIENITDNLKGGRPILSPEYLISQNPDILLGAMGIKGKEDILNSSPFVMETTAGKKGNVAIVESSKILRPTPRIIDTVGELYEELSSWK; via the coding sequence GTGAAAAAAATATTTGTTTTAATATCTATATTGATGATGAGTGTTCAGGCATTTTCATTAAAAATAGAGGGAAAGAAAGTTGTAGATAATCAAGGAAACAAGGTGGCGTTAAAAGAATATTCTAAAATAATCTTAATAGACCCCGCAGTTGTAGAAATTGTTTATATGATTGGAGGGGAAGAAAATATAGTTGCTATAGCCAATACTATGAACCAAGATATTTGGCCAATGGAAAAAACGAAAAGAATACCATCAGTTGGAACTCTCTATAAACCTTCCATTGAAAAAATTATATCGTATAAACCGGATCTAGTGATAATAAATCCAATGATATCAGATTTTGGAAAATCTTTGAAGGAAAGGGGGATTCCATACCTTATAAATAACGGAGATAGTTTTGAAGAAATTTTGGATAATGTAAAAATTTATGGAAAATTAACAGGGAAGGCTGAAAGATCAAATACAGTTGCAGTGGAATATAGAGAAAAATTAAATGCGGTAGAGAAAAAGTTAGAAAAAAATCCACTGGGATATAAGGGAGCTTTTTTATTCAGCACCTCTCCTATGATGGCATTTAATTCAAAATCTTTACCAGGACAGGTTTTTGAAATATTGGGGATAGAAAATATCACAGATAATTTAAAGGGGGGAAGACCTATTCTTTCACCTGAATATTTAATATCTCAAAATCCAGATATATTATTGGGGGCCATGGGAATTAAGGGAAAGGAAGACATATTAAACAGCAGTCCCTTTGTGATGGAAACAACAGCAGGGAAAAAGGGAAATGTTGCAATAGTTGAGTCTTCTAAAATACTGAGACCGACTCCTCGAATAATAGATACAGTAGGGGAACTCTATGAAGAACTCAGCAGCTGGAAATAA